The Danaus plexippus chromosome 12, MEX_DaPlex, whole genome shotgun sequence DNA window ATAAAAAACTGCTGCATCTAAGCTTTGTGGCGGACGTTACAAAGGCAATTACACTGGTAAACACTGGTTTTGCCACACAAACTTTGATAGcaaattttgtttcatcaaTCTATCCTCATTATTGAATCACATTTGTCGTAAGTCAATTAGCTTCATATTTGTTGGGATACGGTAATACTCATAACTTGTACTACGGctgtaaattaacaaaaacgcTTACAAGTaaatcgttataaaaatattacgttaaaaCTTACATTCAAAAAACAACGACGAAATTTTACGAATATTGTGTTGGAGTGTTATCAGCaatgttttagtttttctgTCATATCAAGCATTGGCTTGCAACATGTctcttaaaatagattttttagaTTCGCACCTGGATTTTTTCCCTGAAAATTTAGGGGCTGTCAGCGACGAGCAAGGTGAGAGATTCCATCAGGAAATTTCTAATATTGAAAAGCGGTACCAGGGCAAATGAAGCCCGAATATGTTAGCAGATTACTGCTGGACAAATAAAAGGGACCAACCAGAAGCTAAATGCTATGGAAAATCAGAGATTACATTAagtcgtttataaaaaaaaaacttgatatACGAGatctttgttttttcttaatacttAAATTGCTCAATAGGAAAAAATCTGGTCTagcaacttttttttaactgtttattGACTCTTACAATtactaattaaagtaaaaaaaatatcaaaaaagtcCGTGTGGCACgacaaagttaaaattttgttgactAGTGTTATAGGCGTTGATTTCCTATCTTTTTACAATCTCGTGGTAAATATTCGTAATCAACGCCTTATAGATGGTAGCACTATGCTTGCGTCCCCGGGTTTGCCTGTCTGCACTAAGGAGGGTGTTTCTTCGGTTAAGGTAATGTCTTGTTACTCTGTTTATTACAacatgttacaaaaataaaccgaAATCACACGCCCACACGGAATACACACTACACCCCGACACAATACCGTACACCACATCCGCACCACACCCGGACCGCCAGTATCCTGTACACCGCGCCGTCTGGCGACGGATAAATCAAAGAAAGGCTCTTAGAACTAGAGTGAATACGTTTAACTTCAGATATCCggacaaatatacataatactaGGAGCTACATGAATTTAACTGAAAATTGTATGCATGAAAGTACTGTACTGTAAATTTTGGTGTGTACCACTTAACTTATTACTGATATTGGTGCGAATATCCTCCAGGCCGAAACAATTACatttgacaataaaaaatttttagaagAAAAGGCTCGTATTGAAAGTTCCAAGCAGTTGCTAAATACTGTAAAGGATATAACTACAAACAATTTACTTTAGTCGTGATTAGTACGCTCCAGATCAATTGATACCCAAATATCCTCTGCAATGGAACTCCTATATACGGAAACTGGAATAGGGTATAACACTAGGGGccttatttcatatttgtcaCTAGAAAAACATCGCCACCATATATTCTAtcggttttaatataatcagtCACGACGCCATGCCATATACCTACTATCGAATAATCCAGCACCAGATGAACTATCCAGGAGCCAAGCTTCAGTCACagctatattatatcataagcATATAACATACGCTTCTGtagaatacataaaattttgttcgtAATATTCTAACATTTTGGTAttagacattaaatttatttatttataaaataataattcttaagtaAACAACATATTGATAACCTAACAAAACGACGGTATTTTAGTTGAGGCTTACCGATGATTATGTGCAACAATacggatattatttttatgttattaagtttgtcaacaattaatattcaaatatgatAGAACACTCAAATAGTTTATTGCAGCAATTGTAAGACAATTAATGAGTTCCAAGAACCTATTAGGGGTCAACAACTCATAGatactatattaaaacagttttcagAGTAGTACGCGCAAAAAAGGGATGATCCAAGGATTTTAAAAAGCGTGCGAGCAACAAAAATACTTAGCATATGGATCAGCTAGTCTGTTAATCGTAACACAGTAGTCGAAAAAGCATGCAGGTGAAAACCGAAAACAAAAGCGATCAGGGAAAAaactataagaaaaaaaatagcgAGCCAGAGGTTATCATTTATAGGGTTTAATGTGGAAAgtgttatattctatttttgtaGTTAAGTACAGAAcagactaaatatatatatttttaaatcattttcaacAAGACGtttgaagtaatatttttacgaacatatatttttgcatattttacCCAAACAAATTCATACTTTTTTTCTATAGCAATTATCTTATATCGGTTCAGCAGTTTCTTCTTCAGTGCTGATGAATGAtcattcacatatatatatatgacagtCTCGATTGGCAAGTTCTCTAGAAACAGTTTCGATTTTTGCGATTTGGGCTTGAATCACACCCTGAATGAGTGCCATCACCAATCCTTTGCAAACCATTCCACGCAAAGCACTGCACAATACTGACTCTAGGTTGAGTACCTctgacaattatttaaaaatgtgcgAAGTGTCTGTTTTGGACGAATGCTCGCAAAAACTAATTGTTACAGTCTTCGTTTATTGTCACATTGTCGTGTCCACATTACATGTGTAGTGTTCGGCTAAGCTAAATGACTGTGGTTGAAGATacatttatctatttattatttcggGTACATAATGGCATCTATGGGTCctaaatgcaaatatttttcaaaaaacaatGATGTTGATAAAGAAACTTGTAAAATATGATACAAGTCTTTGTCTCTTTGTAGTGCTCTACCATAAAACAAActacaacaaatattatgaattatttgacAAAAGTTGATAAAAATGAACGGGCAGCTTATTcgtaaaatgaatgaaaatcgCCAGAGTTTGATGAAAAATACATCGGAGTCTTGTGTGttgtttactaaatatatatatgacggcACAACCAGAAGATAACGTATAAACTAcctcattttaagaaatttttttgatattttgattatatttcttttatgtttatatttaaatatgttcgtttatttatgtgattatatttagCTGATAAACATCATgaacttgaattaaaaaaaaaaaagaagacgCTCATTAATTTCACGACACATTTACAACATgactgattatatttattttaagtttatattaagtgttttccttttttatgtttgtgtttattgatttgattatttttagtttataaatattatgaatgtaattttaaaaagaaactcaatttatttttgcaaagaGTCGACGCTAACGTCAGTTAGATTGTCGAGTGAGGTTGAGAGTGGCGCCAACGTCGTAGTAGTCACCAAGGTATATAAATGGGAACAGCCACATTGTCAGGGCATCCGATGCCATCCTCCACAACAACGACGTCCTAAGCCGAGGTCCGGcctcttagaggcacccttgGGACGGGCGTATCCCTCCGTCGGGCCCTTCGGGCCCAAATTAAACGGGTAGGTCCCATCGGGCCGCccacccctcccggtgacgctgtaaaagccaatagtGGTTCACAACACCCCAATGGGCTCGGCgatccgacatatatataaaaaattgtaacaaaaaataagaggagctgtattgactaagggatgagttggcggcgggcgaggtgtggagtggtgtgatgtatcgaggaggggagaggtgtggttaagagaggagaggagaggggaggagagattatttaaagagcctttttggatgtaattgttcattattttgtgaaattggaaataaacaagtgattcaccaagaagtcgtactgttttaattattttctttgaaaagtcagttgtgttttgtaattaaattaataaaatactggaCTGTCTTTCTGTCTCTTGGATGCTCATACGCTCTAAATTATTACTCGTGATGTTATATTCAAAGACGCTGCTTTTATGAGTAAGATTAAAGTCTTAGACCATTTTAAAAGAGGCAAACAAGATTCTCAATATTTAGAGAGTCGGCAGGACATCACTTTTTAATCTTAGTAAGACTCttagaacaaaaaaatctgcaataaacttatatatggcAAAACGCGGTAGGGTAGAAGTCCCAACTACAGATAAATGGGAAAAATAAGATCTTATATAGCATAACTTAGATTCTTTTATCAAGCCATACTTTATTTTTCGAgcgtatatttctttatatctttCAGCATTTACGACTATCATATCTTGAATGGTAAGTGTGTCAAAATTAATGCCAAGCTAACGCAGCAAACAAACTCAACTGGAAAAGAAGTAGCCTCTAATtatgtaaactttttaaacattgaagatattaaccaaatatataatataaaggatATCTTAGGATGTAAATTTGAAGTTCAGCCCTCGGTAGTACCTCAGTGCAAGGGATGTCAGGCATATGGCCACATTAAGAGTATAGGAAAACACCTCACTTGAgactgcaaaaaaaaataacagacgAAAAACCAAACTATGTACATTGCGGTGAAGCACATCTAGCTATTGCAGAGAATGTAAATTAGCTAAGGAAAAgcagtacataaaataaaagcattaaaaaatcaatagtgTATAATCTGGAATAAGTGGCTCCCAAACGACCATCAACATGTGATATCAGAGAATACCTATGCACAAGTCGCCCCTAAAACACACTGCTCAATTAGTGACAATTCTTTAAACCAACCGCATAGTAACCTGGCTGTGAAGGTGGAGGAAAGACTCAAATCAATGTCATCTTTCGATGGTAAGGCACCACAAAAGCTGGAAATTGAAGCCAACCAGtccataaacaaaaaaataaaacacaacaaaacaaaaaattatggtatgtcatacaaaaatatgccGAAGCTCATGAAAAGGCTCTTCATCATCACGCGAATGTTGAGAAAATCCTCCTCCTTCATCTCACTGATATAGAGAAGAGACTGAAACGAACAAACCCGTTTCAGTTAAGTGCTGTTCAGTAAGAACTCATGAAAAAGGTGTCTTCACCTTAACAAAGACTAAGTACGTTACTGGACacataatatgttaatgtAGTAAGTTAggtcaaatttatttacttatcagTAAATAGgctatattgttatataaattagtactgtatactttataaaaaaaatggtaataaaaaatctatatgcaAGTTATTTCTGTTAAACAATTAACAGCAACTATAATTTGCTCAAAACCaacaataatcaatattatgtTAGCTACTCACATAGAAGTGGCAGAGTAGACAAACATTTCTTTGTTCTACTTGAACCACATATGGCAAACATAACAGTAgaggatataaaaataattgtgctTCCTCCTGTAAAAGTTCCAGAAAGAAACACCAAGTGTCACACCAATGCATTTATttctctatttttatattaattagaagTCCTTTGTCCCatttcgtattattttttgttgtaacaTTGTGCCCCCTACCATATACCACACTTTAATGTAACCACAATTAAAGTGCAATTTAAATCTagtaattatgttaatgtttgagttattttaattaaacagattattaaaatctagCTGATTTACAGCATATTTTTGCCATTACattgtatgatatattttttgtaacactaTACACAtcttagattatatatatatatatatatatatataatctaagaTGTAATATGGatgcatatatatgtatatattacatattaataatgggAGGGGAGTTTGttgcataataaattattaattataataaataattgacacAATATTATGGCTGGCATTCTTTCTGTTCCATGTGCTGAATATCTCTATCATTGTACCTAGGTACAAAGGAACAAAGAGTTCTTCAAAGCAGTATCTTATAAGTAAAGGCGTTTCACGACCAACACACCAccaactaaattaaaaagagaAGCTATACTCGGCTAACTTTCTCTTGAAtcgattttcattaaaaacatagtttGATTTTTTGggaatattaaactttttacttaCAGATgctataacaattaataatagttcaaaatggttataattttaaagataaaaacacTTGCATAGAGCTGAATTTCATTAAACTAGATAGTTTGTagcataaaaattttcagataCACTACTTAGAGGTTAAGACAAATCCTCTAGCTAGCAGTAAACACTGTACACAGAAtgctgttaatatttttactctttCACATTGCACATAAAGGCCCATAAAGTCAAGCCATAATTGTGGTTTGAACTTTTGATGAAACAGGTACTAAAAGTCTAGTATGTAACATCATAATCTTCACAAAATTGCCCCAATACTAATACTTCTCCGTCTTTATCAGCAATAGGCTCTGCaaactatttttaagtgttactTCTATAAAATGTGATCGAATACAGCAGCTGACTTAAAAATAgttcatcatcagcctatcaggacccactgctgagcaaagtcctcttctcacatgaagaaagttagagcattaatcacaacgcttgctcaagacggcttggcgatttcaatcttataatttgaaattataagaccaggtttcctcacgatgttttccttcaccgtccgtcaataaaaatagttaattagtttaattatactttGTAACTTACGATTGGCAtggtttatatatactattgtattattaaaaatatatatatttataaaaaaaaaacttaactcgctagttattcaaaaataatcgacggacgttaataaatatctaaaaggGGATTTCGTGCAGTAAGAACAACGATTTCTCTAATAATACAGCACGCTTTAAACAATCTTTTATACGATGCGGTAATAACAACAGACTTCACCTTTTCGTAACAATCTATTGTATTTTGTACtgataaatagttaaattatttaattggtaTTGGACTCAAACACCATACAAAAAAGTAAACAGTAAATGCtgttaaaatatgtcaaaaatgGCGGCTTTAAAAGGTGAAAACACAAAACaagatatattttgtgattttgtaataaacgtattattttgatattatttaacagactactttagaaataaataatatatttttattaactctaTTTTCTTCTTACATGTCGCAAAAAATGGAAACAATGTTGATGATCTCTATTACATTTACACAACAAAAAGTTAAAGTTTCAaccatacaaaatacaaatatataatcatcCATGATACCTGaaagaaaaaagataaaaacacAGTGTAAAATTCAACGTATGagagtattaattttatttttctaatatctcattttaatgttttagttaattatttttttggacgTACCTATATTGTCTATAAATACTGTTTGACATGTATTATAATGTCACGCTGACGTCATACGTCAAATGATGTACAAACGTACTTgcgtacaaaataattaagacttAGAAATCATATTTCTAGTCAATCCCCAACAAATAACACTCCAAGGCGGCTTTATGTCTTGGAGGCttagatgataaaaaaaaatgacgaCTGCGCGTGTTAATGTTGCTTTGTGAGCGCAATGTCGATAGAGTACGTGGTGGTGAGCGAGGGCGAACAAGACGAGCCCATCGAACTGCCCACCGAGGAAGACGGTTCTCTACTTCTGAGCACAATATCCGCTCAATTCGTGGGCGCTAGCGGCCTGAAATATCGTGCTGGAGGTCGACTTCGTGGACTTCGTCTGACTGAGGATCGAGTGCTGCCGCCAGCTGAAGGCTGGGGAGCACATCGTTATTTTTGCGCCTTTCCACGTGTGGATATACCAACCGCTACAACAAGGCCACGTTGCTCTGACCTCATAGTACTTGGTCTGCCTTGGAAAACTGGTGAAGAAACAGTTCGAGAGTATTTTTCTACATTCGGTGATTTGTTAATGGTACAAGTAAAACGGGATACAAAGACGGGGTTATCTAAAggttttggttttattaagTTTGCTGAATATGACGCCCAGCTTCGTGCTCTGGGTAGGCGGCATATGATCGATGGGCGCTGGTGTGACGTTCGTATTCCTAACAGTAAGGATGGCAGTTCTGCAGCGCACCGAAAAGTCTTTGTGGGTCGTTGCACCGAAAGCCTCACAGCTGATGATCTACGTGAATACTTTGGTGCATTTGGACAGGTGACAGATGTCTTTGTACCCAAACCATTTCGGGCATTCAGTTTTGTAACATTTCTAGATCCAGAAGTAGCTCAGTCCCTGTGTGGCCAGGACCATGTCATCAAAGGTGTGTCTGTCAACATTTCAACTGCCTCCCCTAAGAGAGAACACAGTGGCCGTTCTCAGTTGTTGGGCTGGAGTTTGCTGGAGGGTGCGGCGCCACGTGTTTACAGCTGGCCTCCTGATGCTTGGCAGCATTCGGCACACTCGGCCCACTCTGCACATTCACACTCTACGGCACCACCTGATGCTAAGCCCTACCTCAAATATGAGTGAAAACAGCCATTGCCCTCCTTGTTAATAACTCAcagattttatatgaaaggaaatatgtaaataataatatataatatagacagATTAACTTGTtgctaattttttttctgaagcCTTAAAAGCTCTTATCCTCCagctcatatatttttttcttattttacaaCTGCCATACTTGAATCATATTTATAGAGGGTTTTGTTAATTATgttcagtgtttttttttttcatactttataaaactttcataaaACTTGTAATTCTTAACATTTGTCTCACctaaaaaactaatatgtataatataacattagaagatatatttttcttgattGATCACAAGATATTTCTATTGTCCACTGATTTAATTCTCTCTAGGGGAAGACATGAGTTGCTTTATCTGCTAGCCATAATAGAGACaacttcaattttaaaatgagcTACATGCTCAACATGAAACTAACTCTCATCTTCACATAAGAGAAATCCAAATTTCTAGTGAAATTGGaacattatataagaaattcttcaatataataaaccgTCAAGTCCATACTAAACTACATAGGAACCAGTTAAAGGATAGATGTCTTCCCAAAAGGACTCGCTAATTCTGCCTAAATTACTACAgcatattacaatatttaatactaccAAGTACATGTTACAAGCCGCGCCATCCTTGTcgtactaattaaaatatactagaATCCTTAGAATGCtttttatgactgattataacgataatactgaaccattgtaattttgttatggcaacatttaagtatcaacttgtatttgaatccagagccgtaaaaacatttacaaaaaaaagaaaaacttgtGTTTGAAAACTGGCTTTAGCCATTTTGTAAGTACTGTACCTCGaacaaatagtaaattattagaTACCTTAAAAGCAGTGTTTTCCAGTTGACTGTCTTCAAGTCTGTTAagacagaataaaatataaagaaaaatatttggaaaCATGCACCAATTGTAAATCTATAAGAATTTAGTAAAAAGctattagtttattatatcaaacagATGTTctgatttcatttatttgtattgataaaatttacgtTCTCGTTTTTCTTTCTACTGTCTATACGACTAAGTGTTTCCTTTCCTTTTCTCCTCGAAGATGATAATCCTAGAGACTCACAAAAGTACGTAAATtctgaattttatatacttcaaATACTACTTTGGGAAGATGAAGGAAGAAGAAAATTACTAATCgctttatttaatacacttatctaattaaaatattctagaagttttttttccataaattaTCAAACATTGGTTATATTTGTTCCCGGACACTCCAGAATGTTTTCAGAGTGTAGCTGGACTAGCGGAGGTATTTAGCAGCCCAGTCCACTCGAGACACTCCACTACCCACTGTCGTCGTCTCTGAAtaaattagtaattattataattattcacatTAATCGTTAAAGTATAGTTTACGTTtgtagtaaaaaattattaaaaaagctaGTTAGAATAGGTATATGCTGTCTATGAATATTGTGCTCTActactattaattaataatttcaaagcaTAAATGATGGAGTACCTCGATGAGAATGCATGGCCAGAGGACGGAACAGAGAGGTATCTATGCGAGCGCCTGCCACATATCGCGAGGCTCCAAGATAAGCAGCTGCGGCCGAGGGCGCTGCAGCGGCGGCGGTCGGCTGCACGGCGGGAGGTAAGAGTCTTGGCCCAGCGCCTCCAGCTCCGCCTGCCCCTCCTGCCTGCAGCGTGCCTAGGACGCTGCGGCCGCGTGCACGCATCCTACCACCAGAATGCACCACCTCCCCCCTGAACGTCGCAAGCGTTCATGACTATTGAGGAATATACCGATAGGACTCGGCTTATATactcattttattatgatttattactCACCCCAATATATCGGCAAAACGGTCCTTCATCGCAGGAGGTGACTTCTGCTGCGGCTTCACAAGTTCGGTCGTTTCGGCAGGAGGAGGAAAGTTTTCGACCTCAACTCGAGTCCCGCTTcttaaattttggtttttcatataaatcatcacccagaaaatataatatttaaaaattaccgtccaaattttttaaaattaccttCTATGGCGTGATGTTCCAGGTGGTAAGACGAGACCGGCGCCGACGGCGAAATACGGAAACCTTAtttgatgttataaatattaagctttaaataacaatttctcAACAGAGAATATTTCAGCGAACGGCAGTACCTTAAGGCTTGCGGTGCGGTAGGTCTGTCCCTCGGAGGATATCTCAAACAGGCAGCGAGCAGAGATAAGGCCGGAGGTGAAGCCGTCGGTACCACGCGTCCCAGAGGCACGCCTACACTTGCCGGGAATCGGAATCGTAGCGCTTCAGCGAGAACGAAACCTTCCGGCCAATCTTCTCGACTCGGCGTTCCCAAAACTGcacttattttgtataattgatCAATTTCCGAATTTCCAGGAAACAATGGACGACATGTATAGAGTTCAGCCATAATACAACCCAGGGCCCAAAGATCGATGGGAGCTCCGTAGTGAGTGTCGTGAAGCAGAACCTCAGGAGCACGATACCATCGAGTAGAGACGTAGTCCGTGTATGGCGGTCTAGACCGTACCTCGCGAGCGAGACCGAGATCTGCAATTTTTATCAGTTCCGGGCCCGCACACAATAGATTTTCTGGTTTAAGATCGCGATGGAAAAATCCGTGCCGGTGCATGTGGGCCAGACCTTGAAGCACTTGATATAAGATATTACGTAGAACGGTCTCAGGAAAAGGGCGCTCGGCGTCTCTAATTAGTTGATAAAGATTACCTCGCATGTATTCAAACACAAAATAGAGCGTATCATTTTCTCGAATGACCTCTCGAAGCTTCACGATATTAGAAtggtttagtttttttaaagatttcacTTCCCGAAGATTCATAGCCTCATCccaagaataatattttcttttcatgcGTTTGATGGCAACTTTTTCTCCGGTGTCTCTTCGTTGGGCCAATGCGACGGAGCCATAAGTGCCGTCTCCAAG harbors:
- the LOC116772269 gene encoding serine/threonine-protein kinase MAK isoform X2, which codes for MNRYVMLQQLGDGTYGSVALAQRRDTGEKVAIKRMKRKYYSWDEAMNLREVKSLKKLNHSNIVKLREVIRENDTLYFVFEYMRGNLYQLIRDAERPFPETVLRNILYQVLQGLAHMHRHGFFHRDLKPENLLCAGPELIKIADLGLAREVRSRPPYTDYVSTRWYRAPEVLLHDTHYGAPIDLWALGCIMAELYTCRPLFPGNSEIDQLYKISAVLGTPSREDWPEGFVLAEALRFRFPASVGVPLGRVVPTASPPALSLLAACLRYPPRDRPTAPQALRFPYFAVGAGLVLPPGTSRHRRSGTRVEVENFPPPAETTELVKPQQKSPPAMKDRFADILGHERLRRSGGRWCILVVGCVHAAAAS
- the LOC116772269 gene encoding serine/threonine-protein kinase MAK isoform X1; the protein is MNRYVMLQQLGDGTYGSVALAQRRDTGEKVAIKRMKRKYYSWDEAMNLREVKSLKKLNHSNIVKLREVIRENDTLYFVFEYMRGNLYQLIRDAERPFPETVLRNILYQVLQGLAHMHRHGFFHRDLKPENLLCAGPELIKIADLGLAREVRSRPPYTDYVSTRWYRAPEVLLHDTHYGAPIDLWALGCIMAELYTCRPLFPGNSEIDQLYKISAVLGTPSREDWPEGFVLAEALRFRFPASVGVPLGRVVPTASPPALSLLAACLRYPPRDRPTAPQALRFPYFAVGAGLVLPPGTSRHRRSGTRVEVENFPPPAETTELVKPQQKSPPAMKDRFADILGGEVVHSGGRMRARGRSVLGTLQAGGAGGAGGAGPRLLPPAVQPTAAAAAPSAAAAYLGASRYVAGARIDTSLFRPLAMHSHRETTTVGSGVSRVDWAAKYLR
- the LOC116772271 gene encoding TAR DNA-binding protein 43-like produces the protein MSIEYVVVSEGEQDEPIELPTEEDGSLLLSTISAQFVGASGLKYRAGGRLRGLRLTEDRVLPPAEGWGAHRYFCAFPRVDIPTATTRPRCSDLIVLGLPWKTGEETVREYFSTFGDLLMVQVKRDTKTGLSKGFGFIKFAEYDAQLRALGRRHMIDGRWCDVRIPNSKDGSSAAHRKVFVGRCTESLTADDLREYFGAFGQVTDVFVPKPFRAFSFVTFLDPEVAQSLCGQDHVIKGVSVNISTASPKREHSGRSQLLGWSLLEGAAPRVYSWPPDAWQHSAHSAHSAHSHSTAPPDAKPYLKYE